The proteins below are encoded in one region of Lactuca sativa cultivar Salinas chromosome 3, Lsat_Salinas_v11, whole genome shotgun sequence:
- the LOC111890350 gene encoding disease resistance protein At4g27190 isoform X1: MEFVSAIISPFVESLMGPVKKQLGYIFSSTKHVRNMNTKMKQLDDTSRDVKKHMETNNINNLEIPARVTGWLEEVDKIKEDAQRISSSGAGCFNLKMRYREGRKAFKTMEEMGSLIEENSKIVWTNAQKPLGKVNSQNASTCALSDNHFKSREKSFKDAVEFLQQDDTSQVIALCGMGGVGKTTMMEQLKKTAEDKKMFDWIVKVVIGQKINMYSVQQTIAEYMGSSLTETSVEARADRLRIRFGKMFEGRKKVLVILDDLWEMIELKDIGLSPLPQGFKLLLTSRYQNICTQMAVEAKSAFRVVRVDVMEEDEARDFFWQNTGVSKQYDQELNQIGSNIVKRCGFLPLAIKLIASTLQFQEVFVWRNTLHRLKKNNLDKNVQEIVEISYTYLKEEEEKRIFLLCGLFPDDFDIPVEELTRYAWGLQLLDDVCTVGDARDRTKTCVQNLRNANLLMDSDYIGCVKMHDLVLAFVLGKVSKGDNPWVINHGDISKWSRAEVRESCKRISITCTGMHEFPNDSKYPNLSLLRLMDGDKSLKFPQGFYQRMENLEVVAYEKMQYPLLPRPLHCSIKLRTLILHQCLLMFDCSVIGELLNLEVLSFAHCGIRKLPPTIGNLKKLKLLDLTGCVNLRIDDGVLKNLVELEELYMRVVDKKAIRFSNSNRAELAELSRQLSALEVEFFDDNGIPENMMFKKLERFRISVRCSLQGNTGKNTHSFENTLLLVTNKDELLESRMNELFEKTEVLYLEVDGMNDIEQVLVESVHLPRHAFNNLRDLNVFKCENLRYLFTVPIASGLMKLECLRVSQCPVLELLAHSESGGAGAIRFQKLKFLSLKSLPKLIGLCNTANIVIELPQLVELILDGLPNFTSIYHEKTSATSSMSNDISAIQPFFNKEMLIPKLEILKIFRMDKLKEIWPYQFSSSDEVNPCMLREIKVMKCDNLMNLFPTNPMTLLGRLEELDVTYCESIEVLFDIDMNCVGEIEEYSSNLRHIWVYSLGKLRELWSVKGEISSDILIRSFQAVERIEIQLCERFVNVFTPTLTNSDVRTLMNVSIDGRRSCEESRRNIELVEKSQEINVISKAEISEVCGNIPDVESSTHLNHLEYLSVNYCKDVEVVFEIESSSSSNTDFTTTLHNHQPPLLLPHLKSLDLIHMERMSDVWKCNWKKLVIPQNQSQSYSFHNLTTIRMRECHSINYLFSPLMGQLLPNLKEVFIIECFGIEEVVSSRGIDENDEMGTCTHTNTISFPLLETLHLNFLPCLQSIDGGTTITTTSIHDQIKHSQVGVTSWFLSQYSKEIFISDCHALSRVFPSYVFESNEINNNGVDSTNVGDGSDDICTTITIPRSANMTLLELPNLTMLTIKKCEVLEYIFTSSTLESLKQLKGLTVAECKAMQVIVKEEGVHTEKSKSIIVFPRLKSLKLVDLPYLKGFFLGTNEFTWPVLEKVKIYGCPQMTNFTSGHSKASKLNYIHTGLGKHSLECGLNFHLTNATYEQTQLSICPTADMIKLLQFCWSFSNLVEVEAHEYDGKLLKSRTIFPCNELLNLKNLEKLCIVGRYTQSACEELFEVQEGTYDDVNIETQSVIAFPKLKEVTLDTLFELTHMWKSNRWIVLNFPNLTKVSINNCPLLGHVFTSCMVGSLLQLQELQIRDCEGMDVIVKQVEDSETRLTEVVFPFLKSITLHELPNLRGFFLGNGDFLWPSLDTMRIKSCPEIVVFTNGQSNTPELKVIDTTFGLCHVTEDLNSFIKTKRQEGWEF, translated from the exons ATGGAGTTTGTATCTGCAATAATTAGTCCTTTTGTGGAATCATTAATGGGTCCTGTAAAAAAACAGCTGGGATATATCTTTTCCTCCACAAAACATGTTAGGAACATGAATACTAAAATGAAGCAACTGGATGACACAAGCCGTGATGTCAAAAAGCATATGGAAACAAACAACATTAATAATCTGGAGATACCTGCTCGTGTAACAGGGTGGTTGGAAGAGGTCGATAAGATAAAAGAAGATGCTCAGCGCATTTCAAGTAGTGGGGCTGGATGTTTTAACTTGAAAATGAGGTACCGAGAAGGAAGGAAGGCATTCAAGACTATGGAGGAGATGGGAAGTCTTATTGAAGAAAATAGTAAGATAGTTTGGACAAATGCTCAAAAACCACTTGGAAAAGTGAATTCTCAAAATGCATCTACTTGTGCATTGTCGGATAATCACTTCAAATCAAGAGAGAAAAGTTTTAAGGATGCAGTCGAGTTCCTTCAACAAGATGACACAAGCCAAGTGATAGCCCTATGTGGAATGGGTGGTGTGGGGAAAACCACAATGATGGAACAACTGAAGAAGACTGCAGAAGATAAGAAAATGTTTGATTGGATTGTGAAGGTGGTTATTGGCCAGAAGATTAACATGTATTCTGTTCAGCAAACTATAGCAGAATACATGGGCTCATCTCTAACAGAAACAAGTGTAGAAGCAAGGGCTGATCGCCTTCGTATAAGGTTTGGGAAGATGTTTGAAGGACGAAAAAAAGTTTTAGTGATATTAGATGATCTGTGGGAGATGATTGAACTCAAAGATATCGGATTAAGTCCTTTGCCCCAAGGCTTTAAGTTGTTGTTGACATCACGATATCAAAATATTTGCACACAAATGGCAGTAGAAGCTAAGTCAGCCTTTAGAGTAGTTAGAGTGGATGTAATGGAGGAGGATGAAGCACGCGATTTCTTTTGGCAAAATACCGGAGTTTCAAAACAATATGACCAGGAACTCAATCAAATAGGAAGTAATATTGTGAAAAGATGCGGTTTTCTGCCACTTGCCATCAAACTCATTGCCTCAACCCTTCAATTTCAAGAAGTTTTTGTATGGAGAAATACGCTTCACCGTTTGAAGAAAAACAATCTTGATAAGAACGTACAAGAAATCGTTGAAATAAGCTACACCTATTTAAAAGAAGAGGAGGAGAAAAGGATTTTTCTGCTTTGTGGCTTGTTTCCCGATGACTTTGATATTCCAGTTGAGGAGCTGACAAGGTATGCGTGGGGCCTACAATTGTTAGATGATGTTTGTACTGTGGGAGATGCTAGAGACAGGACAAAAACATGTGTTCAGAATCTTAGAAATGCAAATTTGTTGATGGATAGCGATTACATTGGGTGTGTCAAAATGCATGATCTTGTGCTTGCTTTTGTGTTAGGCAAAGTTTCTAAAGGTGACAATCCATGGGTAATCAACCATGGTGATATTTCAAAATGGAGTAGAGCTGAAGTGAGAGAGTCTTGCAAAAGAATTTCTATTACTTGCACGGGTATGCATGAGTTTCCTAATGACTCTAAGTACCCAAACCTATCACTTTTGAGACTTATGGATGGAGATAAGTCGCTTAAGTTTCCTCAAGGTTTTTATCAAAGAATGGAAAATCTTGAAGTTGTAGCATATGAAAAAATGCAGTATCCGTTGCTTCCCAGACCACTTCATTGCTCCATCAAGCTACGAACACTCATTCTCCATCAATGCCTATTGATGTTTGATTGTTCTGTTATTGGTGAGCTCTTGAATTTGGAAGTGCTCAGTTTTGCTCATTGTGGTATCCGAAAGTTACCACCCACAATTGGAAATTTGAAGAAGCTAAAGCTACTGGATTTGACTGGTTGTGTCAATCTTCGTATTGATGATGGCGTCTTGAAGAATTTGGTCGAGCTTGAAGAGCTTTATATGAGAGTTGTTGATAAAAAGGCTATTAGGTTCTCAAATAGCAATCGTGCCGAATTAGCAGAGCTTTCAAGGCAACTTTCTGCATTAGAAGTTGAGTTCTTTGACGACAACGGTATACCTGAGAATATGATGTTTAAGAAACTTGAAAGGTTCAGGATCTCTGTGCGATGTAGTTTACAAGGCAATACTGGCAAGAATACGCACTCATTTGAAAACACGTTGCTGTTGGTCACTAACAAAGATGAACTATTGGAATCTAGAATGAATGAGTTGTTTGAGAAAACCGAGGTGCTTTATTTGGAGGTGGATGGTATGAATGATATTGAACAAGTTTTAGTTGAATCAGTTCATCTTCCTCGACACGCGTTTAATAATCTAAGAGACCTTAATGTTTTCAAGTGTGAAAACTTAAGATACCTCTTCACAGTCCCTATTGCAAGTGGTttgatgaagcttgagtgcctcaGAGTTTCACAGTGCCCTGTTCTGGAACTACTTGCACATAGTGAGAGTGGTGGAGCTGGAGCAATTAGGTTTCAGAAGCTAAAGTTTCTAAGTTTGAAAAGCTTACCAAAGTTGATAGGTCTTTGCAACACTGCTAATATTGTAATTGAGCTACCACAGCTGGTGGAGTTGATACTTGATGGCCTTCCTAATTTCACTAGCATTTATCATGAGAAAACATCTGCAACATCTTCTATGTCCAATGATATTTCTGCAATTCAACCTTTCTTTAACAAAGAG ATGCTGATTCCTAAGTTAGAGATATTGAAAATTTTTAGGATGGACAAGTTGAAAGAGATATGGCCTTATCAATTTAGTAGTAGTGACGAAGTTAATCCCTGCATGTTGAGAGAGATTAAAGTGATGAAATGTGATAATCTTATGAATCTGTTTCCAACCAATCCCATGACTTTGCTGGGTCGTCTGGAAGAGCTTGATGTCACATACTGTGAAAGCATTGAAGTCTTATTTGACATCGACATGAATTGTGTTGGTGAGATTGAAGAATACAGTAGCAACTTGAGACACATTTGGGTATATAGTTTGGGGAAGCTAAGAGAGTTGTGGAGTGTGAAAGGTGAAATTAGCTCTGATATCCTCATCCGTAGCTTTCAAGCTGTTGAAAGGATAGAAATACAACTCTGTGAGAGGTTTGTAAATGTATTCACACCAACCCTCACCAATTCTGATGTGAGAACACTTATGAACGTGAGTATAGATGGTAGGAGATCTTGTGAAGAAAGCAGAAGAAACATTGAGTTGGTTGAGAAAAGCCAAGAG ATTAATGTTATATCCAAGGCAGAGATTTCAGAGGTGTGTGGTAATATCCCTGACGTTGAATCCTCAACTCATCTTAATCACCTTGAATATCTTAGTGTAAATTATTGTAAGGATGTTGAAGTGGTATTTGAGATTGAGAGTTCGAGTAGCAGCAACACAGATTTCACAACAACCCTGCATAACCATCAACCACCACTACTACTTCCCCACCTCAAGTCTTTAGATTTAATACATATGGAGAGGATGAGTGATGTGTGGAAGTGCAATTGGAAGAAACTTGTAATTCCTCAAAACCAATCACAATCATACTCATTCCACAACCTCACAACCATACGCATGAGAGAATGCCATAGCATAAATTACCTATTTTCACCTCTCATGGGACAACTTCTTCCCAACTTAAAGGAGGTCTTCATAATTGAGTGTTTTGGTATTGAAGAAGTTGTTTCAAGTAGAGgtattgatgaaaatgatgaaatgGGTACATGTACTCACACAAACACCATATCCTTCCCTCTTCTTGAAACACTCCACCTTAATTTTCTGCCATGTCTACAGAGTATCGATGGTGGTACTACGATCACAACTACTTCCATCCATGATCAGATTAAG CATTCTCAAGTCGGTGTTACTTCTTGGTTCCTAAGCCAATACTCCAAAGAGATTTTTATAAGTGATTGTCATGCCTTGTCAAGAGTGTTTCCATCCTATGTATTTGAAAGTAATGAAATAAACAACAATGGTGTTGATAGTACTAATGTTGGTGATGGAAGTGATGATATTTGTACTACAATCACCATCCCTAGGTCGGCAAATATGACTTTGCTTGAATTGCCCAACCTAACGATGTTGACAATAAAAAAGTGTGAAGTTTTGGAATATATATTCACAAGTTCCACACTTGAAAGCCTCAAGCAACTCAAAGGATTGACTGTAGCAGAATGCAAGGCAATGCAAGTGATTGTGAAGGAAGAGGGAGTGCACACAGAAAAATCTAAATCTATAATAGTCTTCCCACGTCTCAAATCCCTTAAACTAGTAGATTTACCATACCTCAAGGGTTTCTTTTTGGGGACGAATGAGTTCACGTGGCCAGTATTGGAAAAGGTTAAGATTTATGGCTGCCCACAAATGACGAATTTCACATCAGGTCACTCAAAGGCTTCGAAGCTCAACTACATACATACAGGATTAGGCAAACATAGTCTTGAATGTGGCCTCAACTTTCATTTGACTAATGCTACATATGAG CAGACTCAACTCTCCATATGCCCTACTGCAGATATGATAAAGCTACTTCAGTTTTGTTGGTCTTTTTCAAATTTAGTTGAAGTAGAGGCACATGAGTATGATGGCAAGTTGTTGAAAAGTCGCACAATTTTTCCATGCAACGAGTTGCTTAACCTGAAGAATCTTGAAAAGCTTTGTATTGTTGGTAGATATACTCAATCCGCATGTGAGGAGCTATTTGAAGTACAAGAAGGAACATATGATGATGTGAATATTGAAACACAATCTGTTATAGCATTTCCGAAGCTAAAAGAGGTGACTCTAGATACACTATTTGAACTGACGCATATGTGGAAGAGCAATCGGTGGATAGTGTTGAACTTTCCAAACCTTACAAAGGTGTCAATTAATAATTGTCCACTTCTTGGACACGTTTTCACTAGTTGCATGGTTGGAAGTCTGTTGCAGCTCCAAGAGCTACAAATAAGGGACTGCGAGGGTATGGATGTGATTGTCAAGCAAGTTGAAGATTCTGAAACTAGACTGACCGAGGTTGTGTTCCCTTTTCTAAAATCCATCACACTTCACGAACTTCCAAATCTCAGGGGATTTTTCTTAGGAAACGGAGATTTTCTATGGCCATCATTAGATACTATGAGAATAAAAAGTTGTCCGGAAATAGTGGTTTTCACAAATGGACAATCAAATACTCCAGAGCTCAAGGTAATAGATACAACTTTTGGATTGTGTCATGTAACGGAAGACCTAAACTCCTTTATCAAGACCAAACGACAAGAG GGATGGGAGTTCTAG
- the LOC111890350 gene encoding disease resistance protein At4g27190 isoform X2, translated as MEFVSAIISPFVESLMGPVKKQLGYIFSSTKHVRNMNTKMKQLDDTSRDVKKHMETNNINNLEIPARVTGWLEEVDKIKEDAQRISSSGAGCFNLKMRYREGRKAFKTMEEMGSLIEENSKIVWTNAQKPLGKVNSQNASTCALSDNHFKSREKSFKDAVEFLQQDDTSQVIALCGMGGVGKTTMMEQLKKTAEDKKMFDWIVKVVIGQKINMYSVQQTIAEYMGSSLTETSVEARADRLRIRFGKMFEGRKKVLVILDDLWEMIELKDIGLSPLPQGFKLLLTSRYQNICTQMAVEAKSAFRVVRVDVMEEDEARDFFWQNTGVSKQYDQELNQIGSNIVKRCGFLPLAIKLIASTLQFQEVFVWRNTLHRLKKNNLDKNVQEIVEISYTYLKEEEEKRIFLLCGLFPDDFDIPVEELTRYAWGLQLLDDVCTVGDARDRTKTCVQNLRNANLLMDSDYIGCVKMHDLVLAFVLGKVSKGDNPWVINHGDISKWSRAEVRESCKRISITCTGMHEFPNDSKYPNLSLLRLMDGDKSLKFPQGFYQRMENLEVVAYEKMQYPLLPRPLHCSIKLRTLILHQCLLMFDCSVIGELLNLEVLSFAHCGIRKLPPTIGNLKKLKLLDLTGCVNLRIDDGVLKNLVELEELYMRVVDKKAIRFSNSNRAELAELSRQLSALEVEFFDDNGIPENMMFKKLERFRISVRCSLQGNTGKNTHSFENTLLLVTNKDELLESRMNELFEKTEVLYLEVDGMNDIEQVLVESVHLPRHAFNNLRDLNVFKCENLRYLFTVPIASGLMKLECLRVSQCPVLELLAHSESGGAGAIRFQKLKFLSLKSLPKLIGLCNTANIVIELPQLVELILDGLPNFTSIYHEKTSATSSMSNDISAIQPFFNKEMLIPKLEILKIFRMDKLKEIWPYQFSSSDEVNPCMLREIKVMKCDNLMNLFPTNPMTLLGRLEELDVTYCESIEVLFDIDMNCVGEIEEYSSNLRHIWVYSLGKLRELWSVKGEISSDILIRSFQAVERIEIQLCERFVNVFTPTLTNSDVRTLMNVSIDGRRSCEESRRNIELVEKSQEINVISKAEISEVCGNIPDVESSTHLNHLEYLSVNYCKDVEVVFEIESSSSSNTDFTTTLHNHQPPLLLPHLKSLDLIHMERMSDVWKCNWKKLVIPQNQSQSYSFHNLTTIRMRECHSINYLFSPLMGQLLPNLKEVFIIECFGIEEVVSSRGIDENDEMGTCTHTNTISFPLLETLHLNFLPCLQSIDGGTTITTTSIHDQIKHSQVGVTSWFLSQYSKEIFISDCHALSRVFPSYVFESNEINNNGVDSTNVGDGSDDICTTITIPRSANMTLLELPNLTMLTIKKCEVLEYIFTSSTLESLKQLKGLTVAECKAMQVIVKEEGVHTEKSKSIIVFPRLKSLKLVDLPYLKGFFLGTNEFTWPVLEKVKIYGCPQMTNFTSGHSKASKLNYIHTGLGKHSLECGLNFHLTNATYETQLSICPTADMIKLLQFCWSFSNLVEVEAHEYDGKLLKSRTIFPCNELLNLKNLEKLCIVGRYTQSACEELFEVQEGTYDDVNIETQSVIAFPKLKEVTLDTLFELTHMWKSNRWIVLNFPNLTKVSINNCPLLGHVFTSCMVGSLLQLQELQIRDCEGMDVIVKQVEDSETRLTEVVFPFLKSITLHELPNLRGFFLGNGDFLWPSLDTMRIKSCPEIVVFTNGQSNTPELKVIDTTFGLCHVTEDLNSFIKTKRQEGWEF; from the exons ATGGAGTTTGTATCTGCAATAATTAGTCCTTTTGTGGAATCATTAATGGGTCCTGTAAAAAAACAGCTGGGATATATCTTTTCCTCCACAAAACATGTTAGGAACATGAATACTAAAATGAAGCAACTGGATGACACAAGCCGTGATGTCAAAAAGCATATGGAAACAAACAACATTAATAATCTGGAGATACCTGCTCGTGTAACAGGGTGGTTGGAAGAGGTCGATAAGATAAAAGAAGATGCTCAGCGCATTTCAAGTAGTGGGGCTGGATGTTTTAACTTGAAAATGAGGTACCGAGAAGGAAGGAAGGCATTCAAGACTATGGAGGAGATGGGAAGTCTTATTGAAGAAAATAGTAAGATAGTTTGGACAAATGCTCAAAAACCACTTGGAAAAGTGAATTCTCAAAATGCATCTACTTGTGCATTGTCGGATAATCACTTCAAATCAAGAGAGAAAAGTTTTAAGGATGCAGTCGAGTTCCTTCAACAAGATGACACAAGCCAAGTGATAGCCCTATGTGGAATGGGTGGTGTGGGGAAAACCACAATGATGGAACAACTGAAGAAGACTGCAGAAGATAAGAAAATGTTTGATTGGATTGTGAAGGTGGTTATTGGCCAGAAGATTAACATGTATTCTGTTCAGCAAACTATAGCAGAATACATGGGCTCATCTCTAACAGAAACAAGTGTAGAAGCAAGGGCTGATCGCCTTCGTATAAGGTTTGGGAAGATGTTTGAAGGACGAAAAAAAGTTTTAGTGATATTAGATGATCTGTGGGAGATGATTGAACTCAAAGATATCGGATTAAGTCCTTTGCCCCAAGGCTTTAAGTTGTTGTTGACATCACGATATCAAAATATTTGCACACAAATGGCAGTAGAAGCTAAGTCAGCCTTTAGAGTAGTTAGAGTGGATGTAATGGAGGAGGATGAAGCACGCGATTTCTTTTGGCAAAATACCGGAGTTTCAAAACAATATGACCAGGAACTCAATCAAATAGGAAGTAATATTGTGAAAAGATGCGGTTTTCTGCCACTTGCCATCAAACTCATTGCCTCAACCCTTCAATTTCAAGAAGTTTTTGTATGGAGAAATACGCTTCACCGTTTGAAGAAAAACAATCTTGATAAGAACGTACAAGAAATCGTTGAAATAAGCTACACCTATTTAAAAGAAGAGGAGGAGAAAAGGATTTTTCTGCTTTGTGGCTTGTTTCCCGATGACTTTGATATTCCAGTTGAGGAGCTGACAAGGTATGCGTGGGGCCTACAATTGTTAGATGATGTTTGTACTGTGGGAGATGCTAGAGACAGGACAAAAACATGTGTTCAGAATCTTAGAAATGCAAATTTGTTGATGGATAGCGATTACATTGGGTGTGTCAAAATGCATGATCTTGTGCTTGCTTTTGTGTTAGGCAAAGTTTCTAAAGGTGACAATCCATGGGTAATCAACCATGGTGATATTTCAAAATGGAGTAGAGCTGAAGTGAGAGAGTCTTGCAAAAGAATTTCTATTACTTGCACGGGTATGCATGAGTTTCCTAATGACTCTAAGTACCCAAACCTATCACTTTTGAGACTTATGGATGGAGATAAGTCGCTTAAGTTTCCTCAAGGTTTTTATCAAAGAATGGAAAATCTTGAAGTTGTAGCATATGAAAAAATGCAGTATCCGTTGCTTCCCAGACCACTTCATTGCTCCATCAAGCTACGAACACTCATTCTCCATCAATGCCTATTGATGTTTGATTGTTCTGTTATTGGTGAGCTCTTGAATTTGGAAGTGCTCAGTTTTGCTCATTGTGGTATCCGAAAGTTACCACCCACAATTGGAAATTTGAAGAAGCTAAAGCTACTGGATTTGACTGGTTGTGTCAATCTTCGTATTGATGATGGCGTCTTGAAGAATTTGGTCGAGCTTGAAGAGCTTTATATGAGAGTTGTTGATAAAAAGGCTATTAGGTTCTCAAATAGCAATCGTGCCGAATTAGCAGAGCTTTCAAGGCAACTTTCTGCATTAGAAGTTGAGTTCTTTGACGACAACGGTATACCTGAGAATATGATGTTTAAGAAACTTGAAAGGTTCAGGATCTCTGTGCGATGTAGTTTACAAGGCAATACTGGCAAGAATACGCACTCATTTGAAAACACGTTGCTGTTGGTCACTAACAAAGATGAACTATTGGAATCTAGAATGAATGAGTTGTTTGAGAAAACCGAGGTGCTTTATTTGGAGGTGGATGGTATGAATGATATTGAACAAGTTTTAGTTGAATCAGTTCATCTTCCTCGACACGCGTTTAATAATCTAAGAGACCTTAATGTTTTCAAGTGTGAAAACTTAAGATACCTCTTCACAGTCCCTATTGCAAGTGGTttgatgaagcttgagtgcctcaGAGTTTCACAGTGCCCTGTTCTGGAACTACTTGCACATAGTGAGAGTGGTGGAGCTGGAGCAATTAGGTTTCAGAAGCTAAAGTTTCTAAGTTTGAAAAGCTTACCAAAGTTGATAGGTCTTTGCAACACTGCTAATATTGTAATTGAGCTACCACAGCTGGTGGAGTTGATACTTGATGGCCTTCCTAATTTCACTAGCATTTATCATGAGAAAACATCTGCAACATCTTCTATGTCCAATGATATTTCTGCAATTCAACCTTTCTTTAACAAAGAG ATGCTGATTCCTAAGTTAGAGATATTGAAAATTTTTAGGATGGACAAGTTGAAAGAGATATGGCCTTATCAATTTAGTAGTAGTGACGAAGTTAATCCCTGCATGTTGAGAGAGATTAAAGTGATGAAATGTGATAATCTTATGAATCTGTTTCCAACCAATCCCATGACTTTGCTGGGTCGTCTGGAAGAGCTTGATGTCACATACTGTGAAAGCATTGAAGTCTTATTTGACATCGACATGAATTGTGTTGGTGAGATTGAAGAATACAGTAGCAACTTGAGACACATTTGGGTATATAGTTTGGGGAAGCTAAGAGAGTTGTGGAGTGTGAAAGGTGAAATTAGCTCTGATATCCTCATCCGTAGCTTTCAAGCTGTTGAAAGGATAGAAATACAACTCTGTGAGAGGTTTGTAAATGTATTCACACCAACCCTCACCAATTCTGATGTGAGAACACTTATGAACGTGAGTATAGATGGTAGGAGATCTTGTGAAGAAAGCAGAAGAAACATTGAGTTGGTTGAGAAAAGCCAAGAG ATTAATGTTATATCCAAGGCAGAGATTTCAGAGGTGTGTGGTAATATCCCTGACGTTGAATCCTCAACTCATCTTAATCACCTTGAATATCTTAGTGTAAATTATTGTAAGGATGTTGAAGTGGTATTTGAGATTGAGAGTTCGAGTAGCAGCAACACAGATTTCACAACAACCCTGCATAACCATCAACCACCACTACTACTTCCCCACCTCAAGTCTTTAGATTTAATACATATGGAGAGGATGAGTGATGTGTGGAAGTGCAATTGGAAGAAACTTGTAATTCCTCAAAACCAATCACAATCATACTCATTCCACAACCTCACAACCATACGCATGAGAGAATGCCATAGCATAAATTACCTATTTTCACCTCTCATGGGACAACTTCTTCCCAACTTAAAGGAGGTCTTCATAATTGAGTGTTTTGGTATTGAAGAAGTTGTTTCAAGTAGAGgtattgatgaaaatgatgaaatgGGTACATGTACTCACACAAACACCATATCCTTCCCTCTTCTTGAAACACTCCACCTTAATTTTCTGCCATGTCTACAGAGTATCGATGGTGGTACTACGATCACAACTACTTCCATCCATGATCAGATTAAG CATTCTCAAGTCGGTGTTACTTCTTGGTTCCTAAGCCAATACTCCAAAGAGATTTTTATAAGTGATTGTCATGCCTTGTCAAGAGTGTTTCCATCCTATGTATTTGAAAGTAATGAAATAAACAACAATGGTGTTGATAGTACTAATGTTGGTGATGGAAGTGATGATATTTGTACTACAATCACCATCCCTAGGTCGGCAAATATGACTTTGCTTGAATTGCCCAACCTAACGATGTTGACAATAAAAAAGTGTGAAGTTTTGGAATATATATTCACAAGTTCCACACTTGAAAGCCTCAAGCAACTCAAAGGATTGACTGTAGCAGAATGCAAGGCAATGCAAGTGATTGTGAAGGAAGAGGGAGTGCACACAGAAAAATCTAAATCTATAATAGTCTTCCCACGTCTCAAATCCCTTAAACTAGTAGATTTACCATACCTCAAGGGTTTCTTTTTGGGGACGAATGAGTTCACGTGGCCAGTATTGGAAAAGGTTAAGATTTATGGCTGCCCACAAATGACGAATTTCACATCAGGTCACTCAAAGGCTTCGAAGCTCAACTACATACATACAGGATTAGGCAAACATAGTCTTGAATGTGGCCTCAACTTTCATTTGACTAATGCTACATATGAG ACTCAACTCTCCATATGCCCTACTGCAGATATGATAAAGCTACTTCAGTTTTGTTGGTCTTTTTCAAATTTAGTTGAAGTAGAGGCACATGAGTATGATGGCAAGTTGTTGAAAAGTCGCACAATTTTTCCATGCAACGAGTTGCTTAACCTGAAGAATCTTGAAAAGCTTTGTATTGTTGGTAGATATACTCAATCCGCATGTGAGGAGCTATTTGAAGTACAAGAAGGAACATATGATGATGTGAATATTGAAACACAATCTGTTATAGCATTTCCGAAGCTAAAAGAGGTGACTCTAGATACACTATTTGAACTGACGCATATGTGGAAGAGCAATCGGTGGATAGTGTTGAACTTTCCAAACCTTACAAAGGTGTCAATTAATAATTGTCCACTTCTTGGACACGTTTTCACTAGTTGCATGGTTGGAAGTCTGTTGCAGCTCCAAGAGCTACAAATAAGGGACTGCGAGGGTATGGATGTGATTGTCAAGCAAGTTGAAGATTCTGAAACTAGACTGACCGAGGTTGTGTTCCCTTTTCTAAAATCCATCACACTTCACGAACTTCCAAATCTCAGGGGATTTTTCTTAGGAAACGGAGATTTTCTATGGCCATCATTAGATACTATGAGAATAAAAAGTTGTCCGGAAATAGTGGTTTTCACAAATGGACAATCAAATACTCCAGAGCTCAAGGTAATAGATACAACTTTTGGATTGTGTCATGTAACGGAAGACCTAAACTCCTTTATCAAGACCAAACGACAAGAG GGATGGGAGTTCTAG